Part of the Georgenia sp. TF02-10 genome, GTGAGCGTCGACGGCACCGCTGTTAACCGCAGAGATCCCTGCGTTGTTGTCAGGGAAGCGCACGATCTCGGTGTCGGGGAAGTTCTTCACCGCGTAGGCATCCTGCAGCGTGCCCTGGACCACGCCGAGACGAATTCCGGCCAGGTCGGACTCCTCGGTCACGCCTGCGCCGGTCGGGGTGATGACGGTGAGATACCCCGCGAGGTAGCCCTCGGTGAAGGCGACGGTCTCCTCGCGCTCCTCGGTAATACCGATCGCGGCGACGCCGACATCGAACTGGCCGTTGGCGACGGCCGGGAGAATGGCGGAGAAGTCCTGGCCGGTGAAGACCACGTCGTCGATACCGACACAGCTTGCGACCTCCTTGAAGAACTCTACGTCGAAGCCGGTGAACTCCCCGTTCTCGTCGGTGAAGGTGTACGGGCGGGCGTCCCCCATGCTGGCCGCCCGGATGCTGCCGGGATTGATGAGGTTGAACTCGTTGTTCTGATCCGCGGCTGCGCTGTCGGAGGGGGTGCCGCTGTCGGTGCCGCAGGCGGTCAGCGCGAGCAGCGCGGTGGCCGACAGGGCGGCCCAGGCGGTGCGGGAGGTGATGTGCATCGTGGCGATCTCCGATCTGGTAGGTCAGGCCCCAAAGCGGCCTGGGCGGAAGGAGCTCAGGAGGGGGCTGGGGGTGCCGGTGACGACCTCGCGGGCGAGAAGCTCACCAATGATGAGCGCCAGGGTGGCGCCGGAGTGGGTGAAGATGACGTGGTAGCCAGTGATGCCGGGCAACTCGCCAACGACGGGCTCGCCATCGCCGGGGATGGGCTTGGGCCCTACGCCGTATGACTTCAGTTCCAAGGTGGGGTTGCCGGCGAGGACGCGGGAGCCCTCCTCGAGAAGACCGGCAAGCGTGGATTCGTGAACGCCATAGCTGCCGTTCTCGCCGATGACGATCTCCCGCTCGGACCAGCCGGCGTCCATGACCAGGCAGCCGTCGGGCGCGGGCCGGATGGCTACGCGAGGGGTGTTGAGGACCGATCGTAGGTCGGCGCCCACGGGCGGCGTGCGCACCAGCAGCGACACTGGGGTAGCGTCCGGGACGGTGACGCCGACGTCGGCAAGCATGGCCGGGACAGCCGGCCCCGTTGCGAGGACTGCCGCGTCTACCTCGAGGGTCTTCCCGGAGGCAGTCCTGACTCCGGTGACGGTGTCGTCGCTCACGACGACGGTCGAGCGGCCGGCGTTCTCCACGACGGTCCCGCCGGCCGAGACGAACTCATGGGCGAGATGCTCGATCAGCGACGGAAGCTCGACCCACCCCTCGCCTGGGTTGAAGATGGCACCCTCGTCCGGTATGGCGGCAGGGTCGACACCCGGGATCCTGGCGGCAACGTCGTCGCGGCTGAGCCACTGCGCGTCATAGCCGACCCGGCGCATGTGCTCGAAGTCCGCCTGGTGACGCTCCGCGCGGCCGGCCGGTGCCCAGGTGAGGCCACCGTCGAAGCGCAGCCAGTCGCTGACGTCGCCTCCGGCGGCAAGCCTGCGGTAGCGGTCGAGTCCGAGCATGCGCAGCTGGTGGTAGGCATCGCTGCGCCTGCCGTAAGAGTTCAGCCAGGACAACGAGCGGCCGGAAGCCCCGCTGGAGAGCTGGGCGTCCGTCACCAGTGTGGCGTGGGCGCCCTCCCGGGCCAGGGCGGTGGCGGTTGCGGCCCCGAGGACTCCGCCGCCCACGACTGCGACCCGGCCGTTGTGGACTCGCTCAGGCATGAGCGTTCACCTCTTCGCGGTCAGGATTGAGAAGGTTCTCAATCCGAGAGTGATAAGGTTCTCAGCAGGTCCGGCGGACGTCAAGAGGTTCACGAGAAGTACGCGCGAGGAGAGCGCCATGGGCAGGCCAAGGGCCAGACGGGACCAGGTCTCCATCCCCCAGGTGGCCCGCGCGGCGGGCGTGTCCACAGCAACCGCGGGACGTGCCCTCGGGAACTATGGGTCCGTCAGCCAGCAGGCACGGGAGAAGGTGCTGTCCGCGGCGGCAGAGCTGGGCTACCAGCGCAACGACCTCGCCAGGGCGATCATCACCGGACGCAGCGACACAATCGGCCTCGTGGTGGCGGACATCGAGAACCCGTTCTTCGCGGCTGCCGTGCGCGGGGTGAGCGACGCCGCACGGGCCGGCGGGTTCGAGGTGCTGCTGTCCAACACCGACGAGGATCCCGACCGGGAGAGGTCAGCGGTGGACATCCTGCTGGCGAAGCAGGTCGACGGGCTCGTGGTGGCACCGACCGCGGGCAGCACCGAGCACCTGGTCCGCGCCCAGCGCTCGGGGTGCCCCGTGGTGCTGCTCGACCGGCGGCTCGAGAACGTGGAGCTGGACATGGTGCTCGTCGACAACTTCCGCGCGAGCTCCGCGGTCGTTGCCCACCTGGCGCAGGCCGGACACCGGCGGATCGCGATGGTTACCGGCGGTACGCGAGCGTCAGAGCCGGCGGCTCCGGGCCAGAGGGGGGTGTCCACCGGTCGCGACCGCGTCGAGGGCTTCCTGCGCGGAATGCTCGACGCCGGGATCCCCGACCCTCAGCGTTACCTCCGGACCGCGGCCGGCACTCCCGAACAGGCACATGCAGTCACCACCGAGATGCTCGCCCTGCCCGAGCCGCCCACCGCGCTGTTCGCCTCGGACAGCCGCGTCGCCCTCGGCGCACTGCGTGCAATCCGCGAGGCCCCGCTGCGGGTGCCCGAGGACATCTCGCTCGTCGCCTTCGACGACGCCGACTGGACCGGGGTCGTCACACCGTCGGTCACCGTCGTCTCCCAGCCGGCTCAGGCACTCGGCTACCGCGCCGGGGAGATCCTCATCGGTCGCATCGCGGGCTCGGAGGAGCTGCCCAGGAACGAGCTGATGTCCACCGTGTTCATCGAGAGGAACTCGGTGGGACCCCCGCGGGCCTGGTAGTGCTGCATTGCCGCGATGCGCACCAGCAGGGCCACGCAGATGGGGTCCATCACGTGGCGATACGGTGGTCTCACCACGCGGGCAAGCGATACACACCCCCCGACGCCATGCACGAGTCCAACGACGGACGGGGCGGAAGAGACTGTGCCGACAGTGGCGCCGCGAAAGCTGAGAGACCCGGCGCCCACCGGCGATCCGGCCGTTGGCGCGTTCGAGCCCGGAGCGCTGACCACGGCAGCCGCTCTACCCTTCCCGGCGTCGCCGGCCGTCTCCAGCGTGGCCATAACAGCACGGCCAGGTAGAGCGTCCAGAGCCCAACCCGATCGAGCCAGGCCAGGGCAGGGCGGCAAGACCGGCCAGGAAGACGGTCCGCGGCGCGGTCGCAGCCACCATGAACCGCGCCGGCCCAAGATGCCGACGAGCGTCCCGATTACGACCCGGAGCACCGTGGCCGCAGGCTGGGCGGAAACCTTCGTCCCCGAGGCTGACAGCGGTTCGTTTGTGTTCGGAAGAGGAGCAGCGGCATGACGATGCAGAAGGTCGCGTCGGCAGTGTCGGCGGAGGTCGCCGCTACCAGGAATCACTCAACGCCTCGCCCTCGCGCTGGACCGGCCGTCTCACATCACAGCCTTGCCCCGTTCCGCTTGTCATCATCCCGACAAGCCCCGGATTGCAGGACGCGCTGCCGACGCCCGGCCTCCCTACCGCGCCATGTCGACGAACCTCGAGTAGTGGCCCTGGAACGCCACGACGATGGTGTCCGTCGGCCCGTTGCGGTGCTTCGCCACGATGATGTCCGCCTCCCCGGCCCGCGGCGACTCCCGCTCGTAGGCGTCCTCGCGGTGGAGCAGCATGACGACGTCGGCGTCCTGCTCGAGGCTGCCCGACTCGCGCAGGTCGCTCATCATCGGCTTCTTGTCCGTCCGCTGCTCCGGGCCGCGGTTGAGCTGGGCGACGGCGATGACCGGGACGTCGAGCTCCTTGGCGAGCAGCTTCAGGGCCCGGGAGAACTCGGAGACCTCCTGCTGGCGGGACTCCACCCGCTTGCCCGAGCTCATCAGCTGCAGGTAGTCCACGACGACGAGCCTGAGGTCGTGCCGCTGCTTGAGCCGGCGGCACTTCGCCCGGATCTCCATCAGCGACATGTTCGGGCTGTCGTCGATGAACAGCGGCGCCTCGGAGACCCGGCTCATCGCCGTCGCCATGCGGGTCCAGTCCTCCTCCCGCATGGTGCCCTTGCGCATGTTCTGCAGCGGCACCTGGGCCTCGGCGGAGAGCAGCCGCATGGTGAGCTCGGTGCGGCCCATCTCCAGGGAGAAGATCACCGACGTGAGCCCGTGCCTGATAGACGCCGACCGGCACATGTCCAGGGCGATAGTGGAGTTGTGGGTCGGGATCATCGACCGCGACGCCAGGTACAGGTGGGTCGGGTGGTCGACCTGGACGCACCGCACGGGGACGCTGTCCACCGGGCGAACCTTGGTGATGAAGCGCGACGTTCGCCGGGGTGTGGCGTGCCGCCGCCTGTCGCGCTGCGTCTGCTGCTTGCGCGGCAGGGCGAAGACGTCATCATCGGTCGTGAAGGTGATAGTCCACGCGGTGGAGTTCTCCGCGCGGCGGCCGCGGACCGTCCGCTCTGACCACCCAGTGCGGTATCCGAGGGTATGCAGGAGTTCACGGACGTCCCTGGCGAGGCGCCTGCTCGTGACTGTGAACTGGACCGACCCGGTGGGACTGACCGTGCCGTCGGTGTCGAGCAGACCGGCAAGCAGCGCCCGACGTTGATCGACGCTCGCACGCAGGTACTGCATCGGGATGTGCTTCGAACCCAGGACACCGATCGTGCGCAACCTGGCACGCACACTCCCACGGGCTCGCCAACAGCTCATGCAGAGACGCCCCGCAGCGGGCGCCGCGCAGTAGACACACGCTCGCGACATGCCCTTCGGCGACCGGTTTGGAACGGTTGCGCCGTGGGCGGCGCCATCTGGCGAGGCAAGCGCTAGGGACGCGACGCCAGCAGGAGAGGGAACCCTCAGGCGCCCTGTGAGTGGCTGAGCGATGGAATAGCTCAACCGAGCCCCCGCCCGGACCGCGTACCCCGCCGCCCTGACGTTCGTGGCGATCTCGGGGTCACCGGTCGTAAATCGCGCTTCCGCGCTGCTTCCGTCGCCCAGCCATACACCAAGAACGTACGGATCAACCAGGAGCTCTGCCTCCGGCAGCTCGAGCGGCTTCGCGTTCACGACGGAGTGGTTCAGTCGCATGTCAGCAGTCGAGCACCTCAGCGTCTCG contains:
- a CDS encoding ABC transporter substrate-binding protein, which encodes MHITSRTAWAALSATALLALTACGTDSGTPSDSAAADQNNEFNLINPGSIRAASMGDARPYTFTDENGEFTGFDVEFFKEVASCVGIDDVVFTGQDFSAILPAVANGQFDVGVAAIGITEEREETVAFTEGYLAGYLTVITPTGAGVTEESDLAGIRLGVVQGTLQDAYAVKNFPDTEIVRFPDNNAGISAVNSGAVDAHFADYEAAKQYTSQYDVEMAINIPSFDAPAGFAVAPGNDAFREALNVCIKEKMEDGTWRDLYQQWFPGSPMPDQYLPSSDKTSDDPSPTTTP
- a CDS encoding FAD-binding oxidoreductase — its product is MPERVHNGRVAVVGGGVLGAATATALAREGAHATLVTDAQLSSGASGRSLSWLNSYGRRSDAYHQLRMLGLDRYRRLAAGGDVSDWLRFDGGLTWAPAGRAERHQADFEHMRRVGYDAQWLSRDDVAARIPGVDPAAIPDEGAIFNPGEGWVELPSLIEHLAHEFVSAGGTVVENAGRSTVVVSDDTVTGVRTASGKTLEVDAAVLATGPAVPAMLADVGVTVPDATPVSLLVRTPPVGADLRSVLNTPRVAIRPAPDGCLVMDAGWSEREIVIGENGSYGVHESTLAGLLEEGSRVLAGNPTLELKSYGVGPKPIPGDGEPVVGELPGITGYHVIFTHSGATLALIIGELLAREVVTGTPSPLLSSFRPGRFGA
- a CDS encoding LacI family DNA-binding transcriptional regulator; the protein is MGRPRARRDQVSIPQVARAAGVSTATAGRALGNYGSVSQQAREKVLSAAAELGYQRNDLARAIITGRSDTIGLVVADIENPFFAAAVRGVSDAARAGGFEVLLSNTDEDPDRERSAVDILLAKQVDGLVVAPTAGSTEHLVRAQRSGCPVVLLDRRLENVELDMVLVDNFRASSAVVAHLAQAGHRRIAMVTGGTRASEPAAPGQRGVSTGRDRVEGFLRGMLDAGIPDPQRYLRTAAGTPEQAHAVTTEMLALPEPPTALFASDSRVALGALRAIREAPLRVPEDISLVAFDDADWTGVVTPSVTVVSQPAQALGYRAGEILIGRIAGSEELPRNELMSTVFIERNSVGPPRAW
- the dnaB gene encoding replicative DNA helicase gives rise to the protein MTVDEQIGSRTFDLRESFDRTPPQDVAAEQSVLGGMLLSKDAIADVVEEIRGNDFYRPAHELIYEAVIDLYGRGEPADAVTVAAELTKRGELGRVGGAPYLHTLISSVPTAANAGYYARIVREQAVLRRLVEAGTRIVQLGYATDGGDVEDLVNSAQAEVYAVTERRTSEDYVPLRDTINLTMEEIEHAADRGEGMVGVPTGFADLDALTNGLHGGQMIIIAARPAIGKALALDTPLPTPTGWTTMGEVRVGDELLAGDGTPTKVVAATEVMVDRPCYEITFDDGTTVVADAEHLWLTESRASRRSAQAAAAQYNRSRHQQTFPEVRTTRAIAETLRCSTADMRLNHSVVNAKPLELPEAELLVDPYVLGVWLGDGSSAEARFTTGDPEIATNVRAAGYAVRAGARLSYSIAQPLTGRLRVPSPAGVASLALASPDGAAHGATVPNRSPKGMSRACVYCAAPAAGRLCMSCWRARGSVRARLRTIGVLGSKHIPMQYLRASVDQRRALLAGLLDTDGTVSPTGSVQFTVTSRRLARDVRELLHTLGYRTGWSERTVRGRRAENSTAWTITFTTDDDVFALPRKQQTQRDRRRHATPRRTSRFITKVRPVDSVPVRCVQVDHPTHLYLASRSMIPTHNSTIALDMCRSASIRHGLTSVIFSLEMGRTELTMRLLSAEAQVPLQNMRKGTMREEDWTRMATAMSRVSEAPLFIDDSPNMSLMEIRAKCRRLKQRHDLRLVVVDYLQLMSSGKRVESRQQEVSEFSRALKLLAKELDVPVIAVAQLNRGPEQRTDKKPMMSDLRESGSLEQDADVVMLLHREDAYERESPRAGEADIIVAKHRNGPTDTIVVAFQGHYSRFVDMAR